A window of Mesomycoplasma lagogenitalium contains these coding sequences:
- a CDS encoding Tex-like N-terminal domain-containing protein, translating to MNQEIVKQLEQELKISEIYINRVLELLKDENTIAFIARYRQDYTNGLDENQIKYISDRYEYVLKLEDRKQAIIKSLTEKEILTPELENSINQATKLVELENIYKPYSTGRKTRANIAIEKGLKPLADFLLKLKVKADFKKEVEKYINKEKNVNSYEEALDGAQDIIAEIVSNDTNSRNSWIDLIYNHGKIVTKLKNAEADTENKYQIYYDFSKPIKFLQGYQIMAIDRISSKKIISYSFEYKSEYLTDFLVNKYTKKVEWEGKIYIENGVKSGLKRLLIPSVENQVYSEILLKAHETSAQIFANNLTKLLLQKPIKNKIVLGWDPAYRTGCKLAVVDKNNKVLKIDVIYPTKPRDKNDLQLSETTLLNLIKEYKIDLIAIGNGTASWESTQFVAQLIKKHQLNVQFIITSESGASIYSASENAQKEFPDLSVEQRSAINIARRNIDPLAELIKIDPKSIGVGQYQHDISKKMLKEKLDFAVSSCVNKVGVEINTASAELLTHISGLNLTIAKNIVNYINKNKMIKNRKELLNIKSFNEKIYQQAAGFLRVNDSDEFLDKTSIHPEMYENAYKILKHLNINEFNLEKLNKINLNSENIEKISKELKIDFYETKLILENFQNPLRDYRDDLDDPILRNDIVNFEDLQIKMKFKGIVRNITEFGAFIEIGLKDDAFLHISKFTKELMINDIIDVEIESINKTNGKIAVDLVKQ from the coding sequence ATGAATCAAGAAATTGTTAAACAATTAGAGCAAGAATTAAAAATTAGTGAAATTTATATTAACCGTGTTTTAGAACTTTTAAAAGATGAAAATACAATCGCTTTTATTGCTAGATATAGACAAGATTATACAAACGGATTAGACGAAAATCAAATAAAATATATTTCCGATAGATACGAATATGTTTTAAAATTGGAAGATCGTAAACAAGCAATTATTAAATCTTTAACAGAAAAAGAAATTTTAACACCAGAGTTAGAAAACAGCATTAATCAAGCTACAAAATTGGTTGAATTGGAAAATATTTATAAGCCATATTCAACAGGAAGAAAGACTAGAGCTAATATCGCCATTGAAAAGGGATTAAAACCGCTTGCAGATTTTTTACTAAAACTTAAAGTAAAAGCTGATTTTAAAAAAGAGGTTGAAAAATATATTAATAAAGAAAAAAATGTAAATTCATATGAAGAAGCATTAGATGGGGCGCAAGATATTATAGCTGAAATTGTTTCAAATGATACAAATTCTAGAAATAGTTGAATTGATTTAATTTATAATCATGGAAAAATTGTGACAAAGCTTAAAAATGCTGAAGCTGATACTGAAAATAAATATCAGATTTACTATGATTTTTCTAAGCCGATTAAATTTTTACAAGGCTATCAAATAATGGCGATCGACAGAATTAGTTCTAAAAAAATTATTAGCTATTCCTTTGAATATAAAAGTGAATATTTAACAGATTTTTTAGTAAATAAATATACAAAAAAGGTGGAGTGAGAAGGAAAAATATATATTGAAAATGGAGTTAAAAGCGGATTAAAACGTTTATTAATTCCTAGTGTTGAAAATCAAGTTTATTCTGAAATTTTATTAAAAGCTCACGAAACTAGTGCTCAAATTTTTGCTAATAATTTAACAAAATTATTGCTCCAAAAACCAATAAAAAATAAAATAGTTTTAGGATGAGATCCTGCATATCGAACAGGTTGTAAATTAGCAGTAGTTGATAAAAATAATAAGGTTTTAAAAATCGATGTAATTTACCCTACTAAACCTAGAGACAAAAATGATTTACAATTATCTGAAACAACTTTATTAAATTTAATTAAAGAATATAAAATTGATTTAATTGCCATCGGTAATGGAACCGCAAGTTGAGAAAGCACTCAATTTGTTGCCCAATTAATAAAAAAACACCAATTAAATGTTCAATTTATTATAACTTCCGAATCTGGTGCTTCAATTTATTCAGCATCAGAAAATGCTCAAAAAGAGTTTCCTGATCTTTCTGTTGAACAGAGATCGGCAATTAATATTGCTAGAAGAAATATTGATCCATTAGCTGAATTAATAAAAATTGATCCTAAGAGCATCGGTGTTGGTCAATATCAACATGACATTTCTAAAAAAATGTTAAAAGAAAAGTTAGATTTTGCTGTTTCTAGTTGTGTTAATAAAGTTGGTGTAGAAATTAATACTGCATCAGCAGAATTATTAACTCATATTTCGGGATTGAATTTAACAATTGCAAAAAATATTGTTAATTATATTAATAAAAATAAAATGATTAAAAATCGAAAAGAACTTTTAAATATTAAATCATTTAACGAAAAAATTTATCAGCAAGCAGCGGGATTTTTAAGAGTTAATGATTCTGATGAATTTTTAGATAAAACCTCTATTCACCCAGAAATGTATGAAAATGCTTATAAGATTTTAAAACATTTAAATATTAATGAATTTAATTTAGAAAAATTAAATAAAATTAATTTAAATTCAGAAAATATTGAAAAAATTTCTAAAGAATTAAAAATAGATTTTTACGAAACTAAATTAATTTTGGAAAATTTTCAAAATCCTTTAAGAGATTATCGTGATGATTTAGATGATCCAATTTTAAGAAATGATATTGTTAATTTTGAAGATTTACAAATAAAAATGAAATTCAAAGGTATTGTAAGAAATATTACAGAATTTGGAGCATTTATTGAAATCGGATTAAAAGATGATGCATTTTTACATATTTCTAAATTTACAAAAGAATTAATGATAAATGACATTATTGATGTAGAAATTGAAAGTATTAATAAAACAAACGGCAAAATAGCTGTTGATTTAGTTAAACAATAG
- a CDS encoding DegV family protein yields the protein MKIAIIVDSASGLTKQMCADMGIYFLPLYINIGGKEYEDGIDLNSGEVLKYIDKDSQVSTSMTPVGKAIEVVDQLVKKYDKVVIYPISHNLSSQYANLKSTFASYKNVDIVKSKKLTLLTVLDIIRFKKDIENGVDYQVAFSKLEKEYEGKFLLVPKFNDALVRGGRLSPSVAAIAKLLKIVPVIKLEDGSLQKEGKGRIFRKALFNFYKDTIDSLPKNYKTVIIHSGNKEIEEIKNEFENYSSQKIEVFTIPNTIAIHTGVEAVAFGVLNIEQNEIDEFIKIFKK from the coding sequence ATGAAAATAGCAATTATAGTAGATTCTGCATCAGGTTTAACAAAACAAATGTGTGCAGATATGGGGATTTATTTTTTACCGCTATATATAAATATTGGTGGTAAAGAATATGAAGATGGTATAGATTTAAATTCTGGAGAAGTTCTTAAATATATAGATAAAGATTCACAAGTTTCTACTTCTATGACACCAGTTGGAAAAGCAATTGAAGTTGTTGATCAACTAGTTAAAAAATATGATAAAGTAGTAATTTATCCTATTAGTCATAATCTTTCTTCTCAATATGCGAATTTAAAATCAACATTTGCAAGTTATAAAAATGTTGATATAGTTAAATCTAAAAAATTGACTTTATTAACAGTTTTAGATATCATCAGATTTAAAAAAGATATAGAAAATGGAGTTGACTATCAAGTAGCTTTTTCTAAGTTGGAAAAAGAATATGAAGGAAAATTTTTATTAGTTCCTAAATTTAACGATGCTCTTGTTCGTGGAGGAAGACTATCGCCTTCAGTTGCGGCAATTGCTAAGTTACTAAAAATTGTTCCAGTAATAAAACTAGAAGATGGTTCCCTTCAAAAAGAAGGAAAAGGAAGAATTTTTAGAAAAGCTTTATTTAATTTCTATAAAGATACTATTGACAGTTTACCTAAAAATTATAAAACTGTTATTATTCATTCAGGAAACAAAGAAATTGAAGAAATTAAAAATGAATTTGAAAATTATTCATCACAAAAAATTGAGGTATTTACAATTCCAAATACAATCGCAATTCACACAGGAGTAGAAGCGGTTGCCTTTGGGGTATTAAATATTGAACAAAATGAAATTGATGAATTTATAAAAATTTTTAAGAAATAA
- the pepF gene encoding oligoendopeptidase F, with protein MLYKKYKDIPEKYKFDLEDLLENQTIEKLIEKYIFLKKDEIKYKDSKYETAESFLYFKNIEKQNELLYNKIYNYVSNKLNINNVDPYFNKISEEFEIELDKINKELGSETNRAIKNIDKLTLWMNLPEFKNYRNDIKALIEFKQHKLSDEIEEYLLRVAKADADFSEIFQILTDVEMDFGYAISSKNKKIKITEGNYFQLLKSKDKLIRKTTYHNYLDAFYKNRESLTRILKNQFTKISVEAKERKYQSAVNFLTSDDKVNSDILLNLYENIKKLKPLVTKFYKYKKLFYQKKFNETPKSYDMNVDLVKVKNNYSVEQAQEIILKALKPMGEEYINICQKMFKDRWIDYFNVENKTSGAYSIDNTYGLNKIYISMNWNNTWESVSTLAHEIGHSLHSYFSNQNQPYELADYPIILAEIASTFNELMLNDYLFNNSNNKKIKFKVLEQSISDFISTVIKQTFWSNYEFQIYNLIDNNHALSSFKDFEQVYNEIEKQYFSSKNRDYKNSVFAIAVPHFYYDFYVYKYAIGYIVANHFFTRYKEKGISEIENYFTKFLTQGGSDWPLQILLNSNIDLSKNNFYQNSFKQFKKNIENYIKIGKELFKN; from the coding sequence ATGCTTTATAAAAAATATAAAGATATTCCAGAAAAATATAAATTTGATTTAGAAGATCTACTTGAAAATCAAACAATTGAAAAATTAATTGAAAAATATATTTTTCTAAAAAAAGATGAAATAAAATATAAAGATTCTAAGTATGAAACTGCAGAATCTTTTCTTTATTTTAAAAATATAGAAAAACAAAATGAACTTTTATATAACAAAATTTATAATTATGTTTCAAATAAATTAAACATTAATAATGTCGATCCCTATTTTAATAAAATTTCAGAAGAATTTGAAATTGAGTTAGATAAAATTAATAAAGAATTAGGTTCAGAAACTAATCGTGCTATAAAAAACATTGACAAATTAACTTTATGAATGAATTTACCCGAATTTAAAAATTACAGAAATGATATTAAAGCATTAATTGAATTTAAACAACATAAATTAAGTGATGAAATTGAAGAATATTTACTAAGAGTAGCTAAAGCTGATGCTGATTTTAGCGAAATATTTCAAATTTTGACCGATGTAGAAATGGATTTTGGCTATGCTATTTCTTCAAAAAACAAAAAAATTAAAATTACGGAAGGCAATTATTTCCAGTTATTAAAATCCAAAGATAAATTAATTAGAAAAACAACTTATCACAATTATCTTGATGCTTTTTATAAAAATCGTGAAAGTTTAACGAGAATTTTAAAAAATCAATTTACAAAAATTTCTGTTGAAGCAAAAGAAAGAAAATATCAATCAGCTGTTAATTTTCTAACATCAGATGATAAAGTTAATAGTGATATTCTATTAAATCTTTATGAAAACATTAAAAAATTAAAGCCATTAGTTACTAAATTTTATAAATATAAAAAACTTTTTTACCAAAAGAAATTTAATGAAACTCCTAAATCATATGATATGAACGTTGATTTAGTTAAAGTAAAAAATAATTATTCAGTTGAACAAGCACAAGAAATTATTTTAAAAGCATTAAAACCAATGGGAGAAGAATATATAAATATTTGTCAAAAAATGTTTAAAGACAGATGAATTGACTATTTTAATGTTGAAAATAAAACTAGCGGAGCTTATTCAATTGATAATACTTATGGACTTAACAAAATTTATATTTCAATGAACTGAAATAATACTTGAGAATCAGTTTCTACATTAGCTCATGAAATAGGTCATTCTCTTCATTCTTATTTTTCAAATCAAAATCAACCTTATGAATTAGCAGATTATCCAATAATTTTAGCTGAAATTGCTTCTACTTTTAATGAACTAATGTTAAATGATTATTTATTTAATAATTCAAATAACAAAAAAATAAAATTTAAGGTTCTTGAACAAAGCATTAGTGATTTTATTTCTACCGTTATAAAACAAACTTTTTGATCGAATTACGAATTTCAAATTTATAATTTGATCGATAATAATCATGCACTTTCTTCTTTTAAAGATTTTGAACAGGTTTACAACGAAATTGAAAAACAATATTTTTCGTCAAAAAATAGAGATTATAAAAATTCAGTTTTTGCAATAGCTGTTCCGCATTTTTATTATGATTTTTATGTTTATAAATATGCTATTGGTTATATTGTTGCCAATCATTTTTTCACTAGATATAAAGAAAAGGGAATTAGTGAAATTGAAAATTATTTTACAAAGTTTTTAACACAAGGCGGTAGTGATTGACCACTTCAAATTCTTTTAAATTCAAATATTGATTTATCAAAAAATAATTTTTACCAAAATTCTTTTAAACAATTTAAAAAAAATATTGAAAATTACATAAAAATTGGTAAAGAATTGTTCAAAAACTAA
- a CDS encoding fibronectin type III domain-containing protein produces MKKRKIFKLASVSIISSAFLMSNAISCSNDNEKAVVVSPTNLWSRSVDLNFTIDKNANAVFNSNNKYKFEYKKATDSEFIDIASQGKEMKIVANEMHKNKSVVRLDGLEPETKYQFRVFVSTRDHEQKFGEYEKIKVIGENEEGLYEFTTAKLPVAENASVKQSEFNGAKELDVTIKLANPEIFANKKIWVSVQKLKDGQYIYFEDFKEYEFSYNDLVANSSDKANIILKLNDLNSLETYLISKITFGENKENAIDLTHESLDLINRHTTSAYISHIDVVHKNPEADGQEQDLSLSATVTSLEQNGIYILTIRQFNTVSGDFVEKSNNNGNIEYFDYSSEITYSDVKKNVTFDFNGLKIRGNEYKIIKFEKKIDDNKKEELTIRKEDKEQVLKGNN; encoded by the coding sequence ATGAAAAAAAGAAAAATATTTAAATTAGCATCTGTTTCAATAATATCATCTGCTTTTTTAATGTCTAATGCAATTTCATGTTCTAATGACAATGAAAAAGCAGTTGTTGTTTCGCCTACCAATCTATGATCAAGATCTGTTGATTTAAATTTTACAATTGATAAAAATGCTAATGCAGTTTTTAATTCAAATAATAAATATAAATTTGAATACAAAAAAGCTACTGATAGTGAATTTATCGATATTGCTAGTCAAGGTAAAGAAATGAAAATTGTTGCCAATGAAATGCATAAAAATAAATCAGTGGTAAGACTTGATGGATTAGAACCAGAAACTAAATATCAATTTAGAGTTTTTGTTTCTACAAGAGATCATGAACAAAAATTTGGAGAATATGAAAAAATTAAAGTTATTGGTGAAAATGAAGAAGGTTTATATGAATTTACAACTGCCAAATTGCCAGTAGCAGAAAATGCCAGTGTTAAACAATCAGAATTTAACGGTGCTAAGGAATTGGATGTAACAATAAAATTAGCAAATCCTGAAATTTTTGCTAATAAGAAAATTTGAGTTTCAGTTCAAAAATTAAAAGATGGACAATACATCTATTTTGAAGATTTTAAAGAATATGAATTTTCATATAATGATTTAGTTGCAAACAGCAGTGATAAAGCAAATATTATTTTAAAACTTAATGATTTAAATTCATTAGAAACTTATTTAATTTCAAAAATTACTTTTGGCGAAAACAAAGAAAATGCCATCGATTTAACACACGAATCATTGGATTTAATTAATAGACATACAACTTCTGCATACATTTCGCACATTGACGTTGTTCATAAAAATCCTGAAGCAGATGGTCAAGAACAAGATTTAAGTTTATCTGCAACTGTAACCTCATTGGAACAAAACGGAATTTATATTTTAACTATTAGACAATTTAACACTGTAAGTGGAGATTTTGTTGAAAAATCAAATAATAACGGTAATATTGAATATTTTGATTATAGTTCAGAAATAACATATAGTGATGTGAAAAAAAATGTTACATTCGATTTTAATGGTTTAAAAATTAGAGGTAATGAATATAAAATAATTAAGTTTGAAAAGAAAATTGATGATAATAAAAAAGAAGAATTAACTATTAGAAAAGAAGATAAAGAACAAGTTTTAAAAGGTAATAATTAA
- the ptsP gene encoding phosphoenolpyruvate--protein phosphotransferase: protein MSRKINGIGASNGVSIAKIFKIENVEIEIDSKKIEDSEKEINILNSAIEKSVEQIEKIKMVASKTLSEEELEVFDAHIQMAKDPEMLLEVENLIKNENYNAAYAVDKVSQQLTQMFASFDDPYMRERAADIKDVSSRIIKAILNIETTDLTTIDEEVIIVADDLTPSDTAQLNKNFVKGFLTNIGGRTSHSAIMARSLEIPAILGLTNITELVSNGDIVAMNGETGMAIINPDDQEIEKFQEEYNQFLNHKKELEKFLNKVSASKDGKKVKIASNIGSVADAEGASKFNADAIGLFRSEFLYMDAENWPSEQEQFESYKAVLEKMGNKQVVVRTLDIGGDKTLKYFKFPEEMNPFLGYRAIRLSLDKKETFVTQLRALIRASAYGNLAIMFPMIATIDEFKQARAIYDQVYNQLKEEGHQVSESIEVGMMVEIPAAAVLTEQFCKYADFVSIGTNDLMQYTMAADRMSEKVSYLYQPLNPSILKLIKMTIDGAHRAGKWAGMCGEMAGDINAIPLLLGMGLDEFSMSSTSILEAKKLISEINFKDAHQLVHQALKCENQEQVQEVLNSFWENK from the coding sequence ATGAGTAGAAAAATAAATGGAATAGGTGCATCAAACGGTGTTTCTATAGCTAAAATTTTTAAAATTGAAAATGTTGAAATTGAAATAGATTCAAAAAAAATAGAAGATTCAGAAAAAGAAATTAATATTTTAAATTCAGCTATTGAAAAATCAGTTGAACAAATTGAAAAAATCAAAATGGTAGCTTCTAAAACTCTTAGTGAAGAAGAATTGGAAGTTTTTGATGCCCATATTCAAATGGCTAAAGATCCAGAGATGTTATTAGAAGTTGAAAATTTAATTAAAAATGAAAATTACAATGCAGCATATGCTGTTGATAAGGTGTCTCAACAACTTACACAAATGTTTGCTAGTTTTGATGATCCATATATGAGAGAAAGAGCTGCTGATATCAAGGATGTTAGTTCAAGAATTATAAAAGCAATATTAAATATCGAAACAACTGATTTAACAACTATTGATGAAGAAGTTATTATTGTTGCCGATGATTTAACTCCATCTGATACTGCGCAATTAAATAAAAATTTTGTTAAAGGATTTTTAACTAATATTGGTGGAAGAACTTCGCATTCAGCTATTATGGCAAGAAGTTTAGAAATTCCTGCAATTTTGGGATTAACTAATATAACTGAGTTAGTATCAAATGGTGATATTGTAGCAATGAATGGTGAAACAGGAATGGCGATTATTAATCCAGATGATCAAGAAATTGAAAAATTTCAAGAAGAGTATAATCAGTTTTTAAATCATAAAAAAGAGTTAGAAAAATTTTTAAATAAAGTTTCTGCATCAAAAGATGGTAAAAAAGTTAAAATTGCATCAAACATAGGTTCTGTTGCAGATGCTGAAGGAGCAAGTAAATTTAATGCTGATGCAATCGGACTATTTAGAAGTGAATTTTTATATATGGATGCAGAAAATTGACCTTCTGAACAAGAACAGTTTGAAAGTTATAAAGCTGTTTTAGAAAAAATGGGCAATAAACAAGTTGTTGTTAGAACTTTGGATATCGGTGGGGATAAAACATTAAAATATTTTAAATTCCCAGAAGAAATGAATCCATTTTTAGGTTATAGAGCAATTAGATTATCATTGGATAAAAAAGAAACTTTTGTAACACAATTAAGAGCATTAATTAGAGCATCGGCATATGGTAATTTAGCAATTATGTTCCCGATGATCGCAACTATCGATGAATTTAAGCAAGCAAGAGCTATTTACGATCAAGTTTACAATCAGTTGAAAGAAGAGGGTCATCAAGTATCAGAAAGCATTGAAGTGGGTATGATGGTTGAAATTCCTGCAGCCGCTGTTTTAACTGAACAATTTTGTAAATATGCTGATTTTGTATCTATAGGGACAAATGATTTAATGCAATATACAATGGCAGCTGATAGAATGAGTGAAAAAGTGTCTTATTTATATCAACCATTAAATCCTTCAATTTTAAAATTAATTAAAATGACAATTGATGGAGCACATCGTGCTGGTAAATGAGCAGGAATGTGTGGGGAAATGGCTGGAGATATTAATGCAATTCCGTTGTTATTAGGAATGGGATTAGATGAATTTTCTATGTCTTCAACAAGTATTTTAGAAGCTAAAAAATTAATTTCCGAAATTAATTTTAAAGATGCACACCAGTTAGTTCACCAAGCATTAAAATGTGAAAATCAAGAACAAGTTCAAGAAGTTTTAAATTCCTTTTGAGAAAATAAATAA
- the tyrS gene encoding tyrosine--tRNA ligase has product MKKNIIKELKERGILNNISNENKLLNMNENEVIYAGFDPTATSLHLGNYIQICTLLRLQKIGIKVIALIGGATGMIGDPSFNESERKLLDFQEVEKNKNFISQQLSKFNIEIFDNLSIYKNMSILTFLREAGKFLNINYMIAKDSVANRLETGLSFTEFSYQLIQGWDFNYLYENYNVVGQLGGSDQWGNITSGIEIIRKKHGDNHKAFALTTNLLTDKNGVKFGKSTGGGSLWLNKNLTSVYKLYQFLLNQDDEDVEKLLKYLTFLSLDEIKNLINKHNQDKSQRLAQKTLAFEIVKDIHSIEEANNSVKITDILFNKSDFNLLNADDLKQLENSVPLIEVNENELVIDILLKNKIVQSRREFREFITQGALLLNNQKVLNEFEIIKNNLFDGKYALLKKGKRNYFVIKFKVGNYESRNC; this is encoded by the coding sequence ATGAAAAAAAATATTATTAAAGAGTTAAAAGAGCGTGGCATTTTAAATAATATTAGTAATGAAAATAAATTACTAAATATGAATGAAAATGAAGTAATTTATGCAGGTTTTGATCCAACCGCTACATCGCTTCATTTGGGTAATTATATTCAAATTTGCACTTTATTACGTTTGCAGAAAATCGGCATTAAAGTAATTGCCTTAATTGGGGGAGCAACAGGAATGATTGGCGATCCATCTTTTAACGAAAGCGAGAGAAAATTACTCGATTTTCAAGAAGTGGAAAAAAATAAAAATTTTATAAGTCAACAATTATCAAAATTTAATATTGAAATTTTTGATAATTTATCTATTTATAAAAATATGTCAATTTTAACTTTTTTAAGAGAAGCAGGAAAATTTTTAAACATTAATTATATGATAGCAAAAGATTCTGTTGCAAATAGGCTAGAAACTGGCTTATCATTTACCGAATTTTCATATCAATTAATTCAAGGATGAGATTTTAACTATTTATATGAAAATTATAATGTAGTTGGGCAATTGGGGGGCTCAGATCAGTGAGGAAATATTACTAGTGGAATTGAAATAATTAGAAAAAAACACGGAGACAATCACAAAGCATTTGCCTTAACTACTAATTTATTAACCGACAAAAATGGAGTCAAATTTGGAAAATCAACAGGCGGAGGTTCGCTGTGATTAAATAAAAATCTAACTTCTGTTTACAAACTATATCAATTTCTATTAAATCAAGATGACGAAGATGTAGAAAAATTATTAAAATACTTAACATTTTTATCATTAGATGAAATTAAAAATTTAATTAATAAGCATAATCAAGACAAATCACAAAGATTAGCTCAAAAAACTCTTGCATTTGAAATAGTTAAAGATATTCATAGCATAGAAGAGGCGAATAATTCTGTAAAAATAACTGATATTTTATTCAATAAAAGTGATTTTAATCTTTTAAATGCTGATGATTTAAAACAATTAGAAAATTCTGTTCCGTTAATTGAGGTTAATGAAAATGAATTAGTTATTGATATTTTACTAAAAAATAAAATAGTACAATCAAGGCGAGAATTTCGAGAATTTATTACTCAGGGAGCACTATTATTAAATAATCAAAAAGTTTTAAATGAATTTGAAATTATTAAAAATAATCTTTTTGATGGAAAATACGCCTTATTAAAAAAAGGAAAAAGAAATTATTTTGTAATAAAATTTAAAGTAGGAAATTATGAATCAAGAAATTGTTAA
- a CDS encoding CTP synthase, whose product MSKFIFVTGGVISGLGKGVAAASIGNLLKARGYSVFVLKLDPYLNLDPGVMSPYEHGEVYVTADGGETDLDLGHYERFINENFSKDSNYTSGKIFSNILEKERKGLYYGKTVQFIPHVTDEIISIIKNIEQKYQSDFVIVEIGGTVGDIESNPFIYAIAQMGSEFNGQNTFFVHVTYVPFLETSKDFKTKPTQDSVNKLKGMGIKPNMILLRANHFLPDSILIKVANATFINKENVISAPDLENVYQMPLYLENENTASIILNYFKMKKRKPKLNKWIKFVNKVEKDKKKTLNIKMLGKYTAFSDAYKSINEALKISAIDLNYHIKLDYIDAELLNENNIKQMLNGAHGVVILPGFGARGFEGKVLGALYTREKNIPTLGICLGMQAMTVAQARLKGIKNATSKEFANKNKQETYILDLIKGKKADDQIGGTLRLGESETVFKKDSLIAKYYQTTNVFERHRHRYEVQEKYIPILEDEDFSFSGYHPELKLVESCEDKSKDFYIGVQYHPEFTARPLAPHKLFNAFIKKSANKK is encoded by the coding sequence ATGTCAAAATTTATTTTCGTTACTGGAGGAGTTATTTCAGGATTAGGGAAAGGAGTAGCTGCTGCTTCAATTGGAAATCTTTTAAAAGCTAGAGGATATAGTGTTTTTGTTTTAAAATTAGATCCATATTTAAATTTAGATCCAGGAGTTATGTCGCCCTACGAACATGGTGAAGTATATGTAACTGCTGATGGTGGAGAAACTGATTTGGATTTGGGGCACTATGAAAGATTTATTAATGAAAATTTTTCCAAAGATTCTAATTATACAAGCGGAAAAATTTTCTCTAATATTTTAGAAAAAGAGAGAAAAGGATTGTATTATGGTAAAACAGTGCAATTTATTCCTCATGTTACTGATGAAATTATTTCTATTATAAAAAACATTGAACAAAAATATCAAAGTGATTTTGTAATTGTTGAAATAGGTGGAACTGTAGGAGATATTGAATCTAATCCTTTTATCTATGCTATTGCTCAAATGGGTAGTGAATTTAATGGACAAAATACATTTTTTGTTCATGTTACTTATGTACCATTTTTAGAAACATCAAAAGATTTTAAAACCAAACCCACACAAGATTCGGTTAATAAATTAAAGGGAATGGGTATTAAACCTAATATGATTTTATTAAGAGCAAATCATTTTCTGCCAGATTCGATTTTAATTAAAGTGGCAAATGCAACTTTTATCAATAAAGAAAATGTTATTTCTGCTCCGGATTTAGAAAATGTTTATCAGATGCCTTTATATTTAGAAAATGAAAACACCGCTAGTATTATTTTAAATTATTTTAAAATGAAAAAAAGAAAACCTAAATTAAATAAGTGAATTAAATTTGTTAATAAAGTAGAAAAGGATAAGAAAAAAACCTTAAATATTAAGATGTTGGGTAAATATACAGCTTTTTCTGATGCATATAAATCAATTAATGAAGCTTTAAAAATATCTGCCATTGATTTAAATTATCATATTAAATTAGATTATATTGATGCTGAATTATTAAATGAAAATAATATTAAACAAATGCTAAATGGTGCCCACGGAGTTGTTATTTTACCCGGCTTTGGAGCTAGAGGATTTGAAGGAAAAGTTTTAGGCGCTCTATATACTAGAGAAAAAAATATTCCCACTTTAGGAATATGTTTAGGAATGCAAGCGATGACTGTAGCTCAAGCCAGATTAAAGGGAATTAAAAATGCTACAAGTAAAGAGTTTGCAAATAAAAATAAACAAGAAACTTATATTTTGGATCTTATTAAAGGTAAAAAGGCGGATGATCAAATCGGAGGAACATTAAGATTAGGAGAATCTGAAACTGTTTTTAAAAAAGATTCATTAATTGCAAAATATTATCAAACAACAAATGTTTTTGAAAGACATAGACATCGTTATGAAGTGCAAGAAAAATATATTCCAATTTTGGAAGATGAAGATTTTAGTTTTTCTGGATACCATCCTGAACTTAAATTAGTTGAATCTTGCGAAGATAAAAGTAAGGACTTTTATATTGGTGTGCAATATCATCCAGAATTTACAGCTCGTCCTTTAGCTCCGCATAAATTATTTAATGCATTTATTAAAAAATCTGCTAATAAAAAATAA